The following are encoded together in the Pleurocapsa sp. FMAR1 genome:
- the rpsC gene encoding 30S ribosomal protein S3, with protein sequence MGQKIHPTGFRLGITKEHQSCWYADAKRYPELLLEDRLIREYVNKELSNAGISQVKIERKADQIDLAIHTARPGVVVGRGGSGIEKLRTELQAKVGNARQIRINVIEVPRVDADAALIAEYICQQLERRVSFRRVVRQAVQRAQRAEVLGIKIQVSGRLNGAEIARTEWVREGRVPLHTLRADIDYSYRTALTIYGILGVKVWVFKGEIIPGQEEAAAAVPSQAPRRQRRRQKFDDRSE encoded by the coding sequence GTGGGACAAAAGATACACCCAACGGGCTTTCGTCTGGGTATTACCAAAGAACATCAATCTTGCTGGTACGCTGACGCTAAACGCTATCCAGAATTATTGCTAGAAGATCGTTTAATCAGGGAATACGTTAACAAAGAACTGAGCAATGCGGGCATTTCTCAGGTCAAAATTGAGCGTAAAGCCGATCAAATTGATTTAGCAATTCACACCGCTAGACCTGGTGTGGTTGTCGGTCGTGGTGGTTCAGGGATTGAGAAATTAAGAACTGAATTACAGGCGAAGGTTGGTAACGCACGCCAAATTCGGATCAACGTCATAGAAGTACCTCGCGTGGATGCTGATGCAGCCTTGATTGCTGAGTATATTTGTCAGCAGTTAGAGCGAAGAGTTTCTTTTCGTCGAGTAGTTCGTCAAGCGGTTCAAAGAGCGCAGCGGGCTGAAGTCCTGGGTATTAAAATTCAGGTCAGTGGTCGCTTAAACGGTGCAGAAATTGCCCGTACAGAATGGGTTAGGGAAGGTCGAGTCCCTTTACACACCCTTAGAGCAGATATTGATTACTCTTATCGCACTGCCTTAACTATTTACGGAATTCTTGGAGTTAAGGTTTGGGTATTTAAAGGCGAAATTATTCCAGGACAAGAAGAAGCAGCAGCCGCTGTTCCTAGTCAAGCTCCTCGCCGTCAACGTCGCCGTCAGAAATTTGACGATCGCTCTGAGTAA
- the rplC gene encoding 50S ribosomal protein L3, giving the protein MSIGILGTKVGMTQVFDKETGNAVPVTVVQAGPCIVTQVKTKETDGYSSVQIGYGEVKEKALSRPELGHLKKVGASPLRHLKEYRLEKTEDYELGKALDISEIFNTDTTVDVSGKTMGRGFAGYHKRHNFKRGLMSHGSKSHRAPGSTGAGTTPGRVYPGKKMAGRYGGKQVTTRKLKVVKIDVEQNLLLIKGAIPGKPGSLLSISPSNIVGQK; this is encoded by the coding sequence GTGTCTATCGGCATTCTTGGCACTAAAGTTGGCATGACCCAAGTTTTTGACAAAGAGACAGGAAATGCAGTTCCCGTTACTGTTGTTCAAGCTGGACCGTGTATCGTAACTCAAGTCAAAACTAAAGAGACGGACGGTTATAGTTCAGTTCAAATTGGCTATGGAGAGGTAAAAGAAAAAGCTTTGTCCAGGCCTGAACTGGGTCATCTTAAAAAAGTTGGTGCTAGTCCTCTACGCCATCTGAAAGAGTATCGTCTGGAAAAAACTGAAGATTATGAACTAGGCAAAGCTTTAGACATATCGGAAATTTTTAATACTGATACTACCGTTGATGTTAGTGGTAAAACGATGGGTCGTGGTTTTGCTGGTTATCATAAGCGGCACAACTTTAAGCGTGGTTTGATGAGTCATGGTTCTAAAAGCCATCGTGCGCCTGGTTCAACTGGTGCGGGAACAACTCCTGGTCGTGTCTATCCTGGTAAGAAAATGGCAGGACGCTACGGCGGAAAACAGGTAACCACCCGCAAATTAAAAGTTGTCAAAATTGATGTTGAGCAAAACTTGTTACTTATTAAAGGAGCAATTCCTGGTAAGCCTGGATCACTGCTTAGTATCTCTCCCAGCAACATTGTGGGGCAGAAGTAG
- a CDS encoding Uma2 family endonuclease yields the protein MVASPQNSYLTTEEYLQLETASDIKHEYFDGEIFAMAGATDTHVTIALNMAILLRNHLRGSGCRVYISDMKVRIEAKNRFFYPDVMVTCETKDRENTIYKEFPLLVIEVLSDSTEAFDRGDKFADYQSLPSLQEYVLINTKKARIECFRRTDDGLWLLQFYELDKINFELTSVDFSGKIEEVYQEVDFSLPTDSINK from the coding sequence ATGGTAGCTTCTCCACAAAATTCCTATCTAACAACCGAAGAATATCTGCAACTAGAAACAGCTAGCGATATTAAGCACGAGTATTTCGACGGTGAAATATTTGCTATGGCTGGTGCAACTGACACTCATGTAACTATTGCCTTGAATATGGCTATATTATTACGCAATCACCTTAGAGGATCGGGGTGTCGGGTATATATATCGGATATGAAAGTAAGGATCGAGGCGAAAAACCGTTTTTTCTACCCTGACGTAATGGTGACTTGCGAAACAAAAGATCGAGAAAATACTATTTATAAAGAGTTTCCCCTTCTAGTTATTGAAGTGTTGTCAGATTCAACAGAAGCTTTTGATCGCGGTGATAAATTTGCTGACTATCAGTCTTTGCCCAGTCTACAGGAATACGTTTTAATTAATACAAAAAAAGCCAGGATTGAATGTTTCCGTCGTACAGATGATGGTTTATGGCTATTGCAATTTTATGAGCTAGATAAGATAAACTTTGAATTAACTAGCGTAGATTTTTCTGGAAAGATTGAAGAAGTCTATCAAGAAGTTGATTTTTCTTTACCAACAGATTCAATAAATAAATAG
- the rplV gene encoding 50S ribosomal protein L22: MPIDTNNEVKAIAKYIRMSPFKVRRVLDQIRGRQYREALIILEFMPYKACDPILKALRSAVANAEHNNGLDPATLVVSKAFADGGPVLKRYRPRAQGRAYQIRKPTCHITVAVAPEVTN, from the coding sequence ATGCCAATAGATACTAATAACGAAGTAAAGGCGATCGCTAAATACATCCGGATGTCTCCTTTTAAGGTCAGACGGGTGTTAGATCAAATTCGTGGTCGCCAATATCGGGAAGCATTAATCATTCTCGAATTCATGCCTTATAAAGCCTGCGATCCAATTTTAAAAGCATTGCGATCGGCTGTGGCTAACGCAGAACATAACAACGGCTTAGATCCCGCAACTTTGGTAGTCAGCAAAGCTTTTGCCGATGGGGGTCCTGTTCTCAAACGTTATCGTCCTAGAGCGCAAGGTAGGGCTTATCAAATTCGTAAGCCAACCTGTCACATTACAGTGGCTGTTGCTCCTGAAGTAACCAATTAG
- a CDS encoding DUF433 domain-containing protein — translation MLNVDRITFDPKIMAGQACIRGMRVPVSLVLNLLTNGKTTEDIIADYPYLEVEDIQQSLVYGAWLAREQYYPKANKLAG, via the coding sequence ATGCTTAACGTTGATAGAATTACTTTTGATCCTAAGATAATGGCGGGACAAGCCTGTATTCGTGGAATGCGTGTCCCCGTTTCTTTGGTCTTAAATCTACTAACAAACGGCAAAACTACAGAAGATATTATTGCTGACTATCCTTATTTAGAAGTAGAAGATATTCAGCAATCTTTAGTTTATGGTGCATGGTTAGCTAGAGAGCAATATTATCCCAAAGCAAATAAATTAGCAGGATAA
- the rplD gene encoding 50S ribosomal protein L4 has translation MVNCVVKNWQGEDAGEATLELKVAKAENAEHIVHRALVRQLNNARQGTASSKTRAEVRGGGRKPWRQKGTGRARAGSIRSPLWRGGGVIFGPKPRDFSTKMNRKERRLALRTAFSSRVEDIVVVENFGSELDRPKTKEVLAALDRWGVEPDSKVLLILKEVSDNVNLSTRNIAKVKLIKATNLNVLDVLHANKIVISKDALEQIQEVYSD, from the coding sequence ATGGTTAATTGTGTAGTCAAAAATTGGCAGGGGGAAGATGCTGGAGAAGCAACCCTAGAACTTAAAGTAGCCAAAGCAGAAAACGCCGAACATATTGTTCATCGTGCATTAGTTCGTCAGCTAAATAATGCTCGTCAAGGTACGGCATCTAGCAAAACTCGAGCAGAAGTTCGCGGTGGTGGACGCAAACCTTGGAGACAAAAAGGAACTGGACGCGCTCGTGCAGGTTCGATTCGTTCTCCATTATGGCGTGGTGGTGGTGTAATTTTTGGACCAAAACCCAGAGATTTCAGCACCAAGATGAACCGCAAAGAGAGACGTTTGGCGTTGAGAACAGCTTTTAGTTCCCGCGTTGAAGATATAGTTGTTGTCGAGAATTTTGGTTCTGAACTTGACCGCCCTAAAACAAAAGAAGTTTTAGCAGCTTTAGACCGTTGGGGTGTTGAACCTGACTCTAAGGTTTTACTGATTCTTAAAGAGGTTTCTGATAACGTCAATTTGTCTACTCGCAACATTGCTAAAGTCAAACTAATTAAGGCAACTAACCTCAACGTTCTTGATGTGCTTCATGCCAACAAAATTGTCATCTCGAAAGATGCTTTAGAACAGATACAGGAGGTTTACAGTGACTAG
- a CDS encoding 50S ribosomal protein L23, translated as MTRYQERDLADLILKPIITEKGTIQMELGKYVFDVLPKATKPDIRAAIESLFDVTVVKVNTLTLPRKKRRVGKFLGYKAQYKRAIVTLKDGDSIALFPDV; from the coding sequence GTGACTAGATACCAAGAGAGAGATTTAGCCGACTTGATCCTCAAGCCGATCATTACTGAAAAAGGCACGATCCAGATGGAGCTTGGTAAATACGTTTTTGATGTATTGCCTAAAGCAACCAAGCCCGATATTAGAGCAGCTATTGAAAGCCTGTTTGATGTCACTGTTGTCAAGGTAAATACTTTGACTTTGCCTCGTAAAAAGCGTCGAGTAGGCAAGTTTTTGGGTTACAAGGCTCAATATAAAAGAGCAATTGTCACGCTCAAAGATGGGGATTCAATTGCCCTATTCCCTGACGTATAA
- the rpsS gene encoding 30S ribosomal protein S19, with the protein MSRSLKKGPFIADSLLKKIERLNAGNKKEVIKTWSRASTILPLMVGHTIAVHNGRQHIPVFISDQMVGHKLGEFSPTRTFRGHSKSDKKGRR; encoded by the coding sequence ATGAGTCGTTCTTTAAAAAAGGGACCATTTATCGCCGACAGTCTCCTCAAAAAAATTGAGAGGTTGAACGCTGGTAACAAAAAAGAAGTAATCAAAACTTGGTCGAGAGCTTCAACTATTTTGCCTCTAATGGTGGGACATACAATTGCCGTCCACAATGGTCGCCAGCACATTCCTGTGTTTATTAGTGACCAGATGGTCGGACATAAACTGGGAGAATTTTCTCCTACCCGTACTTTTAGGGGTCATTCTAAAAGCGACAAAAAAGGGAGACGCTAG
- the rplB gene encoding 50S ribosomal protein L2, with translation MGTRSFRPYTPGTRQAIVPDFSEITKSTPEKSLTKYKHRKKGRNNRGVITSRRRGGGHKRLYRIIDFRRDKRNIPAEVVAIEYDPNRNSRIALVQYEDGEKRYILAAVGMKVGTPIIASENAPIEVGNALPLSKMPLGETVHNVELVAGRGGQIVRAAGAAAKVMAKEGDYVTIGLPSKEVRMVRKECYATIGQVGNVEYRNLKLGKAGRMRHLGRRPEVRGSAMNPCDHPHGGGEGRAPIGRSGPVSPWGKPALGKKTRKKNKPSNRLIVRRRR, from the coding sequence ATGGGTACTCGTTCATTTAGACCATACACACCAGGAACACGCCAAGCGATAGTTCCCGATTTTTCAGAAATTACCAAAAGTACGCCCGAAAAATCTTTAACCAAATACAAACATCGTAAAAAAGGGCGTAATAACCGCGGTGTAATTACTAGCCGTCGTCGTGGCGGAGGACACAAACGTCTTTACCGTATTATCGATTTTCGGCGTGATAAGCGCAATATCCCAGCCGAAGTAGTTGCGATCGAATACGATCCCAACCGCAATTCTCGTATTGCTCTAGTTCAGTATGAAGACGGCGAAAAACGCTACATATTGGCTGCTGTAGGGATGAAAGTAGGCACACCAATTATTGCCAGTGAAAATGCGCCAATTGAGGTTGGTAATGCCTTACCTCTGAGCAAAATGCCTCTAGGTGAAACTGTTCACAACGTTGAGCTTGTAGCTGGTAGAGGCGGACAAATTGTTCGGGCTGCTGGCGCTGCTGCCAAGGTAATGGCAAAAGAAGGGGATTATGTAACTATTGGTCTTCCTTCAAAGGAAGTAAGAATGGTGCGCAAAGAATGCTATGCCACTATCGGACAGGTTGGTAACGTTGAGTACCGTAATCTTAAGCTGGGTAAAGCAGGTAGAATGCGCCATTTGGGTAGAAGACCTGAAGTTCGCGGTAGTGCGATGAACCCCTGCGATCACCCTCATGGTGGTGGTGAAGGACGCGCTCCTATTGGTAGAAGCGGTCCTGTTTCCCCTTGGGGTAAACCAGCTTTGGGTAAGAAAACTCGCAAGAAGAACAAACCTAGCAACAGGCTGATTGTTCGTCGTCGTCGTTAA
- a CDS encoding tetratricopeptide repeat protein, which produces MEKNKNIILSTSPNIAKYSSNLIKRGFALANDINQYSNYYCEQINQLLEEAEYLYGLEVYRGVLTCSEKMIEINKSCAEAWWYKARSLWKTVDWEEALIAVNKSIALKPNFTQALLTKSAILMNLCKYDEAIKETEEVIKIKPDEYRAWYNKGLIYIKSGKEQKANFAFNQALKIKFNSYKFQKNVNYNCSSLFELNKIKKYKDNKGIIEDRLINYDFLATFDTTCVSRQSDSMFWKDIKSVQIDSNQNITIERNDGITQTWNLKKQKLLHSYSKKIYKAYKEKIISKLKNKTKLLNIETEHLIKVIEDEDLTFFSLSVAPNSRIIAFVGNLCPNDFYECVDILLVFNLSTGKFIYSRCTPYSEDVAFSPDEKLLAQAVEDKPAHIWNAQTGELIRTLDYSSEYPDTIVSENEKGLAFSHDGTILATSDISGNIFLWNINTGKLIQTLSIASSQKFKRYNSISFSQDSKTIVAGDDNGYINVWQLGTESY; this is translated from the coding sequence ATGGAAAAAAACAAAAATATTATTTTATCTACAAGTCCTAATATAGCTAAATATTCGTCAAATTTGATTAAGAGAGGATTTGCACTTGCTAACGATATAAATCAATATTCAAATTATTATTGCGAACAAATAAATCAATTACTAGAAGAAGCAGAATATCTATATGGCTTGGAAGTATACCGCGGAGTTTTAACTTGTTCTGAAAAAATGATTGAAATCAATAAAAGCTGTGCTGAAGCTTGGTGGTATAAAGCTCGTTCTTTATGGAAAACAGTAGATTGGGAAGAAGCTTTAATAGCTGTAAATAAATCTATTGCTTTAAAACCAAATTTCACGCAAGCATTATTAACAAAAAGTGCTATTTTAATGAATTTATGTAAATATGATGAAGCAATAAAAGAAACTGAAGAAGTAATTAAAATAAAGCCTGATGAATATAGAGCTTGGTACAATAAAGGTCTTATCTATATAAAATCAGGAAAAGAACAAAAGGCTAACTTTGCTTTTAACCAAGCTTTGAAAATAAAATTTAACAGTTATAAATTTCAAAAGAATGTGAATTATAATTGTTCGAGCCTTTTTGAATTAAACAAAATAAAAAAATACAAAGATAATAAAGGTATAATCGAAGATCGACTGATAAACTATGATTTCTTAGCTACTTTTGATACTACCTGCGTTTCAAGACAGTCTGATTCAATGTTTTGGAAAGATATTAAATCAGTTCAAATTGACTCTAATCAAAATATTACGATTGAGCGTAACGATGGAATCACTCAAACTTGGAATTTAAAAAAACAAAAACTTTTACACTCATATTCCAAAAAAATATATAAAGCATATAAAGAAAAAATTATTTCCAAACTTAAAAATAAAACCAAACTATTGAATATAGAAACAGAACACTTAATCAAAGTTATTGAAGATGAAGATTTAACTTTTTTCTCACTTTCAGTTGCTCCGAATAGTCGAATCATAGCCTTTGTTGGAAATTTATGTCCTAATGATTTCTATGAGTGTGTCGATATATTACTAGTTTTCAACCTGAGTACTGGCAAGTTTATTTATTCTCGCTGTACACCATACTCAGAGGATGTGGCTTTTAGTCCTGATGAAAAGCTACTTGCTCAAGCTGTTGAGGATAAACCAGCTCATATTTGGAATGCTCAAACAGGCGAACTAATTCGTACTCTTGATTATTCTTCAGAGTATCCTGACACTATTGTCAGTGAAAATGAGAAAGGTCTTGCTTTTAGTCATGATGGGACGATTTTAGCTACTAGCGACATTAGTGGCAACATCTTTTTATGGAATATTAATACAGGTAAGCTTATACAAACTTTATCCATTGCTTCCAGTCAAAAGTTTAAAAGGTATAACTCTATAAGTTTTAGTCAAGACAGTAAAACTATAGTTGCTGGTGACGATAATGGATACATAAATGTATGGCAACTTGGTACTGAATCATATTGA
- a CDS encoding choice-of-anchor I family protein, whose product MNNSIELKQISRYDSGIFDEGAAEITAYDPQSQQLFVINGANSTIDILDVSDPTNPTFTKAIAIEEFGGGINSIAIKDGTVAAAIEGESAQDLGSIVFFDTDGKALNQVTVGALPDMVTFTPDGTKVLVANEGEPNEDDPTDNPEGSVSIIDISGGVENATATTADFTAYNGQEEELRGRGVRIFPESNFANDVEPEYIAVSPDGSQAFVTLQENNAIAVVDLETGEVSDIQPLGLKDFSRGLPELTNYTWDLSEEVLGKTPAGQEILLGGMSGLFYEGETKDGKLKFIATPDRGPNGEPTDLDGDGVKERPFPLPDYQAKLVRFTLDRDSGEIAIADEIELTRKDGHTPITGLPNLQAGEPGTAYTDEEPIDLNGNLLANDPFGADLESVIVAPDGSFWLSDEYRPAIYHFDAKGVLIDRLIPQGTAESVGHPKGSFGTETLPAVYAQRRSNRGFEGMALNTDNGNLYAFIQSPLDNPDVSDSKAEAAGEKSDFNSRNSQALRILEVDPTTGEPVGEYVYFLEGSEEVDKIGDAVYAGDGKFYVIERDSGTDADSKKFIFEVDLTGATNILGTDLATATGEDTALESMTPDELAAMDIQPVNKTEVLNLPSIGYTAGDKPEGLALLDDGSFAVINDNDFGLLDEEIPGDGSVPFNPDPTQTVLGLIEFSGSNGLDPSDEDGINIRQEPVYGLYQPDAIAAYEVDGATYYVTANEGDARSEDERVEDLKLDPTAFPKATLQTDTEIGRLEVSNIDGDLDGDGDYDQLVSYGGRSFSIRDAQGNLVFDSGDQLAQITAEQVPEIFNSDGTVDSFDSRSDNKGVEAEGVVIGEIDSKNYAFVGLERVGGVAVYDISDPANAEFIQYINPIDKKTGDALDLAPEGLQFISAEDSPNGSPLLTVSNEVSGTVSVYQIDIPKPEVNTSEEIEFLGEASFATGTMFEDTEVGGISGLTYDAANSTYYALADDRSTINDARYYDVSIDLSDGSLDDGDVDFTGVTTLLNVGESPFSPSSLDPEGITLAKDGTLFISSEGDADNLVDPFIGKFTPDGQIFNELDIPDKFLPTVDQSSGIRNNEAFESLTTTPDGKSLFTATENALFQDGEPASIESGSPVRITQYDLATEKVVGEFVYETDPIPVPADPADGFADNGLVELQATEEYGKFLALERSFAEGVGNNIRLYEVNLGDATDVSKTDSLSGADIEPVDKELLLDFGDLGIELDNSEAVSFGETLPDGRQSLIVASDNNFNDSQKTQFLAFAVGDSIEEGNTLISSGDQELATLTGINSDSFI is encoded by the coding sequence ATGAATAATTCTATTGAATTAAAACAAATTAGTCGCTACGATTCAGGCATTTTTGATGAAGGGGCAGCCGAAATTACGGCTTACGATCCTCAAAGTCAACAGTTATTTGTAATTAATGGCGCAAACAGTACAATTGATATTTTAGATGTTAGCGATCCGACCAATCCTACCTTTACCAAGGCGATCGCCATTGAAGAGTTTGGCGGTGGTATTAACAGTATTGCCATAAAAGACGGTACAGTTGCCGCAGCTATTGAAGGGGAATCAGCACAAGATCTTGGTAGCATTGTCTTTTTTGATACGGACGGTAAAGCCTTAAATCAAGTGACTGTAGGGGCATTACCCGATATGGTTACTTTTACTCCTGATGGGACAAAGGTTCTAGTCGCTAACGAAGGCGAACCAAACGAAGACGATCCAACTGATAATCCAGAAGGTTCGGTTAGCATTATCGACATTTCAGGTGGGGTAGAAAATGCTACTGCAACTACTGCTGACTTTACGGCTTATAACGGACAGGAAGAGGAATTAAGAGGCAGAGGAGTTAGAATTTTCCCAGAGTCAAACTTTGCCAACGATGTTGAACCAGAATATATTGCTGTAAGTCCCGATGGTAGTCAGGCTTTTGTCACGCTTCAAGAAAACAATGCGATCGCCGTAGTCGATTTAGAGACGGGAGAGGTAAGCGATATTCAACCTCTGGGTTTGAAAGATTTTAGTCGCGGTTTACCAGAACTAACTAACTACACTTGGGATCTCAGCGAGGAAGTATTAGGTAAGACTCCCGCAGGACAAGAGATACTTTTGGGTGGTATGTCTGGTCTATTTTATGAAGGAGAAACTAAAGATGGTAAGTTAAAGTTTATCGCCACACCCGATCGCGGCCCTAATGGCGAACCGACAGATCTTGATGGCGATGGCGTAAAAGAAAGACCATTCCCGCTACCAGATTATCAGGCGAAGCTAGTTCGCTTTACTCTCGATCGCGACTCTGGGGAAATCGCGATCGCTGATGAAATAGAATTAACTAGAAAAGACGGACATACTCCCATTACTGGCTTACCCAATCTTCAGGCTGGTGAACCAGGTACGGCATATACAGATGAAGAACCCATCGACCTTAATGGAAATCTCCTAGCCAACGATCCTTTTGGCGCAGATCTAGAATCAGTTATCGTCGCGCCTGACGGTAGTTTTTGGCTGTCGGATGAATATCGTCCTGCTATTTATCATTTTGATGCCAAAGGAGTATTAATCGATCGCCTTATTCCTCAAGGTACTGCCGAATCTGTGGGACATCCAAAGGGTTCATTTGGGACAGAAACCCTACCCGCAGTATATGCCCAACGTCGCAGTAATCGTGGTTTTGAAGGCATGGCGTTAAATACTGACAACGGTAATCTGTATGCTTTTATTCAAAGTCCCCTGGATAATCCTGATGTAAGTGACTCAAAAGCAGAAGCAGCAGGCGAAAAGAGTGATTTTAATTCCCGCAATTCTCAGGCATTAAGAATCTTAGAAGTAGACCCTACTACAGGAGAACCAGTAGGGGAATATGTTTACTTCCTTGAAGGTTCGGAAGAAGTAGATAAAATTGGGGATGCAGTATATGCAGGGGACGGTAAATTTTACGTTATCGAACGGGATTCTGGTACAGATGCCGACTCAAAAAAGTTTATCTTTGAGGTAGATTTAACAGGCGCGACTAATATCCTTGGTACAGATTTAGCTACTGCTACGGGAGAAGATACGGCCTTAGAAAGTATGACTCCTGACGAGTTGGCAGCAATGGACATCCAGCCTGTCAATAAAACTGAGGTATTAAATTTACCTTCTATTGGCTACACCGCAGGAGACAAGCCTGAAGGATTAGCATTGTTAGATGATGGATCTTTCGCCGTAATCAACGATAACGACTTTGGTTTGTTAGACGAAGAAATACCTGGGGATGGTTCAGTCCCTTTCAACCCCGATCCTACCCAAACCGTCTTAGGGCTAATTGAATTTAGCGGGTCAAATGGTTTAGATCCAAGTGATGAAGATGGAATTAATATTCGCCAAGAACCTGTATATGGACTGTATCAGCCAGATGCGATCGCAGCCTATGAAGTAGATGGCGCAACCTATTATGTCACGGCTAATGAAGGTGATGCCAGAAGTGAAGACGAACGAGTCGAAGATTTAAAACTAGACCCTACAGCTTTTCCTAAGGCAACATTACAAACTGATACTGAAATCGGACGTTTAGAAGTCTCTAACATTGATGGGGATCTTGATGGTGATGGTGACTATGACCAATTAGTGTCCTACGGTGGACGTTCTTTTAGTATTCGTGATGCCCAGGGAAACTTAGTTTTCGATAGTGGCGACCAACTGGCACAAATCACTGCCGAACAAGTCCCCGAAATATTTAACTCCGACGGTACAGTAGATTCTTTTGATAGCCGTAGTGATAATAAGGGAGTTGAAGCTGAAGGGGTAGTAATCGGCGAGATAGATAGTAAAAACTACGCTTTTGTCGGTTTAGAAAGAGTTGGTGGTGTAGCAGTGTATGACATTAGCGATCCTGCTAATGCTGAGTTTATTCAATACATTAACCCCATCGATAAAAAGACAGGAGACGCTTTAGATCTTGCCCCTGAGGGCTTACAGTTTATCTCCGCAGAAGATAGTCCTAATGGTTCACCATTATTAACCGTATCCAATGAAGTCAGCGGTACGGTTAGCGTATATCAAATCGATATTCCCAAACCTGAAGTAAATACTTCTGAAGAAATCGAATTTCTCGGTGAAGCTAGTTTTGCCACTGGTACGATGTTTGAGGATACAGAAGTTGGGGGAATTTCTGGTTTAACTTATGATGCAGCCAACTCTACCTATTATGCCCTTGCCGACGATCGCAGTACTATTAATGATGCTCGTTACTATGATGTATCCATAGATCTAAGTGACGGCAGCTTGGATGATGGGGATGTAGATTTTACAGGAGTAACAACCCTACTCAATGTAGGAGAATCACCTTTTTCTCCTTCTAGTCTCGATCCAGAAGGCATCACTTTAGCCAAAGATGGAACATTATTTATCTCTTCTGAAGGAGATGCTGATAATTTAGTCGATCCCTTTATCGGCAAGTTCACCCCAGACGGACAAATATTTAATGAGTTAGATATCCCCGATAAATTCTTACCAACAGTCGATCAAAGTAGCGGTATCAGAAATAATGAAGCCTTTGAAAGTCTTACCACTACCCCCGATGGAAAATCTCTGTTTACAGCTACCGAAAATGCTTTATTTCAAGATGGCGAACCAGCTTCAATTGAATCTGGTAGTCCAGTTAGAATCACTCAGTATGACTTAGCCACAGAAAAAGTTGTCGGCGAATTTGTTTATGAAACCGATCCTATTCCCGTACCTGCCGATCCTGCTGATGGCTTTGCCGATAATGGTTTAGTAGAATTACAGGCTACAGAAGAATATGGTAAGTTTCTGGCTTTAGAACGTTCATTTGCCGAGGGAGTAGGTAATAACATCCGACTCTATGAAGTCAATCTTGGCGATGCTACTGATGTTAGCAAAACCGATAGTCTTAGTGGTGCAGATATTGAACCCGTAGATAAAGAGTTGTTGTTAGATTTTGGCGATTTAGGAATTGAGCTAGATAATAGTGAAGCTGTATCTTTTGGCGAAACTTTGCCTGACGGAAGGCAGTCTCTTATTGTTGCCAGCGATAATAATTTTAATGATAGTCAAAAAACTCAATTCTTAGCCTTTGCTGTTGGCGACTCCATAGAAGAAGGTAATACTTTAATAAGTTCTGGCGATCAAGAACTGGCTACTTTAACAGGAATTAATTCTGATAGTTTTATTTAA
- a CDS encoding DUF5615 family PIN-like protein, whose amino-acid sequence MKFFADMGISPRTAAKLRKQGYDAIHLIEEGLEKLEDREILLKAEKEKRIVLTVDLDFGYLLAVSGAKLPSVVLFRLGNESREVIEEYLDDVLFQCSRELENGAIISVKDDGFRVRLLPIG is encoded by the coding sequence ATAAAGTTTTTTGCAGATATGGGAATTTCGCCTCGAACAGCAGCTAAACTGAGAAAACAAGGCTATGATGCCATTCATCTAATTGAAGAAGGTTTAGAAAAACTTGAAGATCGAGAGATTTTGCTTAAAGCCGAAAAAGAGAAAAGAATTGTTTTAACTGTTGACTTGGATTTTGGTTACTTGCTGGCTGTGAGTGGCGCAAAACTACCCAGTGTTGTCTTATTTCGCTTAGGCAATGAAAGCAGAGAAGTAATTGAAGAATATCTAGATGATGTTTTGTTTCAATGCAGCAGAGAATTAGAAAACGGGGCAATCATTTCGGTCAAAGACGATGGTTTTAGAGTCAGATTATTGCCTATCGGGTAA